From the genome of Ziziphus jujuba cultivar Dongzao chromosome 6, ASM3175591v1, one region includes:
- the LOC132799350 gene encoding TMV resistance protein N-like, with the protein MASSSSSLSSAIFPQQRHEIQEKYDVFLSFRGEDTRNQFVSHLYAALSAKHISTFMDDHELQIGDEISPTLSKAIHDSKIWIIIFSENYASSTWCLNELVEILECKKRNEQSVVIPIFYGIDPSDVRKQEGSCKVAFAELEERFKDGMEKMHQWRAALTEASNLCGLDSKSFRPESELVQRTVGDVLKKLPQYLSSDEQYFKGLIGIKENIKEIESLLSIGSKDIRLIEKNMKDMD; encoded by the exons atggcttcttcttcttcttctctttcttccgCAATCTTTCCTCAACAAAGGCATgagattcaagaaaaatatgatgTGTTTCTTAGTTTTAGAGGTGAAGACACCCGCAATCAATTTGTAAGCCATCTTTATGCTGCTTTATCTGCAAAGCATATTTCAACTTTCATGGATGATCATGAACTTCAGATCGGTGATGAAATTTCACCCACACTTAGCAAagcaatccatgattccaaaatCTGGATTATCATTTTCTCAGAAAATTATGCTTCATCTACGTGGTGTTTGAATGAACTGGTGGAAATTCTTGAATGCAAGAAAAGAAATGAGCAGAGTGTTGTCATTCCAATCTTTTATGGTATAGATCCATCGGATGTACGAAAACAGGAGGGAAGTTGTAAAGTTGCATTTGCTGAACTTGAAGAACGTTTTAAAGACGGAATGGAGAAGATGCATCAGTGGAGGGCTGCATTGACAGAAGCGTCTAATCTATGTGGATTGGATTCAAAGAGTTTCag GCCTGAGAGTGAGTTAGTTCAAAGAACTGTTGGAgatgttttgaaaaaattgccTCAATATCTATCATCAGATGAACAATATTTCAAGGGACTCATTGGaattaaagaaaacataaagGAAATTGAATCACTATTATCCATTGGCTCAAAAGATATTCGACTTATAG AGAAGAACATGAAAGACATGGATTAG
- the LOC112490436 gene encoding probable WRKY transcription factor 19 isoform X3: protein MRRTIVYDEHKEPENRSRLWDPKDICHVLERHTGTAMVEGISLNMCRMNRDVKVHLAAISKMYNLRIFKIFVCRNMDENKWYICDCKDKNKFKLYLPQGLDSYLSGKLNYFQWDLYPLKSLPSHVSFDNLVELILRGSRLKKLWNHEVQAHIYQTFLMNLTELHLDWTAIDEVPPSIWHLSSLVRLDLKYCFRLESLSSSICKLISLEYLTLRGCVKLYKFPETLEPMEHLKYIELGHSLIQELPESIENLVSLIRLCIYSCKNIEFLPNSLCNLRKLEYIDIQRCSNLKKLPPLPNASFSLLLVHNERLKSLSELPSLCFCLSAMYCPSLENISNWKAPLLHHLNSNHIGGQTDLHGCENLDQNTRNIVLAGRGIFQILSGLKFGSMD, encoded by the exons ATGCGTCGAACAATTGTTTATGATGAACATAAAGAGCCTGAAAATCGCAGTAGGTTGTGGGATCCTAAAGACATCTGCCACGTATTGGAAAGACATACA GGAACTGCAATGGTTGAAGGTATATCGCTCAACATGTGTAGAATGAACAGAGATGTGAAAGTTCATCTTGCCGCCATTTCTAAGATGTACAATCTAcgaattttcaaaatctttgtTTGCCGTAATATGGATGAGAATAAGTGGTACATCTGTGACTGTAAAGACAAGAATAAGTTCAAACTATACCTTCCTCAAGGCCTTGATTCTTATCTTTCTGGTAagctaaattattttcaatgggATTTATACCCTTTGAAATCGTTGCCATCACATGTCAGCTTTGACAATCTTGTTGAACTGATTCTACGTGGCAGCCGTCTTAAAAAACTTTGGAATCATGAAGTTCag GCCCACATTTATCAAACGTTTCTGATGAACTTAACAGAATTACATTTGGATTGGACAGCAATAGATGAAGTGCCCCCATCGATTTGGCATCTCTCTAGTCTTGTTCGATTGGATTTGAAATATTGCTTTAGACTTGAAAGTCTTTCTAGCAGCATCTGTAAGTTGATATCTCTTGAATATCTAACATTGCGTGGTTGTGTAAAACTGTATAAGTTTCCAGAGACCTTAGAGCCTATGGAACATCTTAAATACATTGAATTAGGTCACTCACTGATTCAAGAGTTACCAGAGTCGATTGAAAATCTAGTTTCTCTCATAAGATTATGTATCTATAGTTGTAAAAACATTGAGTTTCTCCCCAACAGCCTGTGTAATTTACGAAAACTTGAGTATATAGACATCCAAAGGTGCTCAAACCTTAAAAAATTGCCTCCCCTTCCAAATGCTTCATTCAGTTTGTTGTTAGTCCATAATGAGAGGCTGAAATCATTGTCTGAGCTTCCATCTTTATGTTTTTGTCTGTCTGCAATGTACTGCCCGTCACTGGAGAACATATCAAATTGGAAGGCTCCACTATTACACCATCTGAATAGCAATCATATTGGAGGGCAAACCGACTTGCATGGTTGTGAAAATTTGGATCAGAATACACGCAACATCGTACTTGCTGGCCGTGGAATATTTCAAATTCTGTCTGGTTTAAAATTTGGAAGCATG GACTAA
- the LOC112490436 gene encoding probable WRKY transcription factor 19 isoform X2, whose translation MEGCFNRSIQSMWVGFKGFQGTAMVEGISLNMCRMNRDVKVHLAAISKMYNLRIFKIFVCRNMDENKWYICDCKDKNKFKLYLPQGLDSYLSGKLNYFQWDLYPLKSLPSHVSFDNLVELILRGSRLKKLWNHEVQAHIYQTFLMNLTELHLDWTAIDEVPPSIWHLSSLVRLDLKYCFRLESLSSSICKLISLEYLTLRGCVKLYKFPETLEPMEHLKYIELGHSLIQELPESIENLVSLIRLCIYSCKNIEFLPNSLCNLRKLEYIDIQRCSNLKKLPPLPNASFSLLLVHNERLKSLSELPSLCFCLSAMYCPSLENISNWKAPLLHHLNSNHIGGQTDLHGCENLDQNTRNIVLAGRGIFQILSGLKFGSMWFGYQNSGTSMNIRLPPYWNNDNFFGLAFCVVVYQHKSNADHHVSLQIGCKLNFKTIPDNLLCEHDFLWIFSMRV comes from the exons ATGGAGGGCTGCTTTAACAGAAGCATCCAATCTATGTGGGTTGGATTCAAAGGATTTCAG GGAACTGCAATGGTTGAAGGTATATCGCTCAACATGTGTAGAATGAACAGAGATGTGAAAGTTCATCTTGCCGCCATTTCTAAGATGTACAATCTAcgaattttcaaaatctttgtTTGCCGTAATATGGATGAGAATAAGTGGTACATCTGTGACTGTAAAGACAAGAATAAGTTCAAACTATACCTTCCTCAAGGCCTTGATTCTTATCTTTCTGGTAagctaaattattttcaatgggATTTATACCCTTTGAAATCGTTGCCATCACATGTCAGCTTTGACAATCTTGTTGAACTGATTCTACGTGGCAGCCGTCTTAAAAAACTTTGGAATCATGAAGTTCag GCCCACATTTATCAAACGTTTCTGATGAACTTAACAGAATTACATTTGGATTGGACAGCAATAGATGAAGTGCCCCCATCGATTTGGCATCTCTCTAGTCTTGTTCGATTGGATTTGAAATATTGCTTTAGACTTGAAAGTCTTTCTAGCAGCATCTGTAAGTTGATATCTCTTGAATATCTAACATTGCGTGGTTGTGTAAAACTGTATAAGTTTCCAGAGACCTTAGAGCCTATGGAACATCTTAAATACATTGAATTAGGTCACTCACTGATTCAAGAGTTACCAGAGTCGATTGAAAATCTAGTTTCTCTCATAAGATTATGTATCTATAGTTGTAAAAACATTGAGTTTCTCCCCAACAGCCTGTGTAATTTACGAAAACTTGAGTATATAGACATCCAAAGGTGCTCAAACCTTAAAAAATTGCCTCCCCTTCCAAATGCTTCATTCAGTTTGTTGTTAGTCCATAATGAGAGGCTGAAATCATTGTCTGAGCTTCCATCTTTATGTTTTTGTCTGTCTGCAATGTACTGCCCGTCACTGGAGAACATATCAAATTGGAAGGCTCCACTATTACACCATCTGAATAGCAATCATATTGGAGGGCAAACCGACTTGCATGGTTGTGAAAATTTGGATCAGAATACACGCAACATCGTACTTGCTGGCCGTGGAATATTTCAAATTCTGTCTGGTTTAAAATTTGGAAGCATG tggTTCGGCTACCAAAATAGCGGTACCTCAATGAATATTAGGCTTCCTCCATATTGGAATAATGACAACTTTTTCGGTTTGGCTTTCTGCGTTGTTGTTTACCAGCATAAAAGTAATGCAGACCATCATGTGTCGCTCCAAATTGGTTGTAAACTCAATTTCAAAACCATACCTGATAATCTTCTGTGTGAACATGATTTTTTATGGATCTTCAGTATGCGAGTATAG
- the LOC112490436 gene encoding disease resistance protein RPP2B isoform X1 translates to MRRTIVYDEHKEPENRSRLWDPKDICHVLERHTGTAMVEGISLNMCRMNRDVKVHLAAISKMYNLRIFKIFVCRNMDENKWYICDCKDKNKFKLYLPQGLDSYLSGKLNYFQWDLYPLKSLPSHVSFDNLVELILRGSRLKKLWNHEVQAHIYQTFLMNLTELHLDWTAIDEVPPSIWHLSSLVRLDLKYCFRLESLSSSICKLISLEYLTLRGCVKLYKFPETLEPMEHLKYIELGHSLIQELPESIENLVSLIRLCIYSCKNIEFLPNSLCNLRKLEYIDIQRCSNLKKLPPLPNASFSLLLVHNERLKSLSELPSLCFCLSAMYCPSLENISNWKAPLLHHLNSNHIGGQTDLHGCENLDQNTRNIVLAGRGIFQILSGLKFGSMWFGYQNSGTSMNIRLPPYWNNDNFFGLAFCVVVYQHKSNADHHVSLQIGCKLNFKTIPDNLLCEHDFLWIFSMRV, encoded by the exons ATGCGTCGAACAATTGTTTATGATGAACATAAAGAGCCTGAAAATCGCAGTAGGTTGTGGGATCCTAAAGACATCTGCCACGTATTGGAAAGACATACA GGAACTGCAATGGTTGAAGGTATATCGCTCAACATGTGTAGAATGAACAGAGATGTGAAAGTTCATCTTGCCGCCATTTCTAAGATGTACAATCTAcgaattttcaaaatctttgtTTGCCGTAATATGGATGAGAATAAGTGGTACATCTGTGACTGTAAAGACAAGAATAAGTTCAAACTATACCTTCCTCAAGGCCTTGATTCTTATCTTTCTGGTAagctaaattattttcaatgggATTTATACCCTTTGAAATCGTTGCCATCACATGTCAGCTTTGACAATCTTGTTGAACTGATTCTACGTGGCAGCCGTCTTAAAAAACTTTGGAATCATGAAGTTCag GCCCACATTTATCAAACGTTTCTGATGAACTTAACAGAATTACATTTGGATTGGACAGCAATAGATGAAGTGCCCCCATCGATTTGGCATCTCTCTAGTCTTGTTCGATTGGATTTGAAATATTGCTTTAGACTTGAAAGTCTTTCTAGCAGCATCTGTAAGTTGATATCTCTTGAATATCTAACATTGCGTGGTTGTGTAAAACTGTATAAGTTTCCAGAGACCTTAGAGCCTATGGAACATCTTAAATACATTGAATTAGGTCACTCACTGATTCAAGAGTTACCAGAGTCGATTGAAAATCTAGTTTCTCTCATAAGATTATGTATCTATAGTTGTAAAAACATTGAGTTTCTCCCCAACAGCCTGTGTAATTTACGAAAACTTGAGTATATAGACATCCAAAGGTGCTCAAACCTTAAAAAATTGCCTCCCCTTCCAAATGCTTCATTCAGTTTGTTGTTAGTCCATAATGAGAGGCTGAAATCATTGTCTGAGCTTCCATCTTTATGTTTTTGTCTGTCTGCAATGTACTGCCCGTCACTGGAGAACATATCAAATTGGAAGGCTCCACTATTACACCATCTGAATAGCAATCATATTGGAGGGCAAACCGACTTGCATGGTTGTGAAAATTTGGATCAGAATACACGCAACATCGTACTTGCTGGCCGTGGAATATTTCAAATTCTGTCTGGTTTAAAATTTGGAAGCATG tggTTCGGCTACCAAAATAGCGGTACCTCAATGAATATTAGGCTTCCTCCATATTGGAATAATGACAACTTTTTCGGTTTGGCTTTCTGCGTTGTTGTTTACCAGCATAAAAGTAATGCAGACCATCATGTGTCGCTCCAAATTGGTTGTAAACTCAATTTCAAAACCATACCTGATAATCTTCTGTGTGAACATGATTTTTTATGGATCTTCAGTATGCGAGTATAG
- the LOC125419193 gene encoding disease resistance-like protein DSC1 has product MKKVHQWRAALTEASNLCGLDSKNFRPECKLAQRIVDDISLKLPKYLSNEHLYGHLIGIEIKIKEIELLLSTGSKDVRIVGIYGMGGIGKTTLASVVYQRLSYSHFEGCCFLWNVREEYTKHGPNHLREKLLSELLNDEAILKMDSPFVASPFILDRLRRKKVLIILDDVDSSIQLEALVQGYDWLARSSRIIVTTRNVQVIKKVADRFYKVEGLSHNESLELFHLHAFGKNSSIMGYDQLLLERVARYANGNPLALKVLGSFLHSKSKEEWEIALNKLKIMPNQEIQDVLRISYEGLDDEGIKSTFLDIACLFGQSFTRDQAENMLEASDSFVKLGISVLMDRSLIENGLIKNELWMHDLIQQMGRTIVRDEHREPGNRSRLCDAKDICHVLERETGTATVECISLNMSTIDRDIKVCHAAFSKMHNLRILKIYICGLWDDIKFKLYLPQGLDSYLSDKLNYFQWDLYPLKSLPSHFTLENLVELILRGSHLKKLWNREVQSLPVLRRIDLSYSKLLSELPDLSVAPNLESINLESCTSLVRVLSSLQNLQRLTHLNLNGCSKLKDIKEISRSTGRFLDLERFGGIRNLLNNIGQQNFVFLKSFVQRFTGNLSLYSSQSHISEIKFPMSLSVLRLSGTVIEALPPSIEYIPGLVLLDLSDCTRLKSLPTNFCNLKSLEEVDLSGFLELDKFPEVFEPMEHLTYLNLRETGIKDLPKSIENLVSLQQLNMILCKNSGFLPNSRCNLRKLLLISLEWCPKLQKLPPLPPALIVVRLNNCESLKSLPELPSLCYSLYARFCTSPENISNWWSPLLHNVNIYNIGEQINFHDSEKLDQNTSDSIRDHAINQILFRLKFEGMDINFPLEIDSTTCEFRYPGDEIPKWFCYQSCETSINIRLPPYWNNENFLGLAFCIVLDRNKIDPGITLFIGSKISFKTIDDDHLCQQYCYTNLMDYEHSSDHVIMWYVKELNLRNSRLSWPSTCSTEASLHVWPEYIVSVNYNGGAVGGQYGEIRKFGVRFVYNEDIERFDRENKSKNKRRFDECCEASSGNEAFGSHDEEDHDESHSKKVKVM; this is encoded by the exons ATGAAGAAGGTACATCAATGGAGGGCTGCTTTAACAGAAGCATCAAATCTGTGTGGGTTGGATTCGAAGAATTTCAG GCCTGAGTGCAAGTTAGCTCAAAGGATTGTTGATGATATTTCATTGAAATTGCCTAAATATCTATCAAATGAACATTTATATGGGCACCTCATTGGAATTGAAATAAAGATcaaagaaattgaattattgttaTCAACTGGCTCAAAAGATGTTCGTATTGTAGGTATTTATGGCATGGGAGGTATTGGTAAGACCACCCTGGCTAGTGTTGTATATCAAAGATTATCATATTCTCATTTTGAAGGTTGTTGCTTTCTTTGGAATGTGAGGGAAGAATACACAAAACATGGACCAAATCATTTGAGAGAAAAACTTCTATCCGAGTTGTTAAATGATGAAGCTATTCTAAAGATGGATTCTCCATTTGTGGCATCACCTTTCATTCTTGATAGACTTAGACGTAAAAAGGTACTCATTATTCTAGATGATGTGGATAGTTCAATCCAGTTAGAAGCTTTAGTTCAAGGATACGATTGGCTTGCTCGTAGTAGTAGAATCATTGTTACAACTAGAAATGTGCAAGTTATCAAGAAAGTAGCTGATAGATTTTACAAGGTTGAGGGATTAAGTCACAATGAATCTCTGGAGCTCTTCCATCTGCATGCTTTTGGAAAAAATTCTTCTATAATGGGTTATGATCAATTGCTGTTAGAAAGGGTGGCAAGGTATGCAAATGGAAATCCATTGGCTCTTAAGGTCTTGGGTTCTTTCCTACATTCCAAAAGCAAAGAAGAATGGGAAATTgcattaaataaattgaaaataatgccAAACCAGGAAATCCAAGATGTGTTGAGAATAAGTTATGAGGGACTGGATGATGAAGGGATCAAAAGTACATTTCTTGACATTGCGTGTCTATTTGGTCAATCTTTTACTAGAGATCAAGCAGAAAACATGTTAGAGGCCAGTGATTCATTTGTGAAACTAGGAATAAGTGTTCTCATGGATAGGTCTTTAATTGAAAATGGTCTAATAAAAAATGAGTTATGGATGCATGATTTGATACAACAAATGGGTCGGACAATTGTTCGTGATGAGCATAGAGAACCTGGTAATCGTAGCAGGCTGTGTGATGCTAAAGATATCTGCCACGTGTTGGAAAGAGAAACA GGAACTGCAACAGTTGAATGCATATCACTCAACATGTCTACAATTGACAGAGATATAAAAGTTTGTCATGCAGCTTTTTCTAAGATGCATAATCTACGAATTCTCAAAATTTACATCTGTGGCCTTTGGGATGATATTAAGTTCAAACTATACCTTCCTCAAGGTCTTGATTCTTATCTTTCTGATAagctaaattattttcaatgggATCTATATCCTTTGAAGTCACTGCCATCACATTTTACTCTTGAGAATCTTGTTGAACTGATACTACGTGGCAGCCATCTAAAGAAACTTTGGAATCGTGAAGTTCAG TCACTTCCGGTATTAAGAAGAATCGATCTTAGTTATTCCAAGCTTCTTTCTGAATTACCAGATCTCTCTGTTGCTCCAAATCTGGAAAGTATAAATCTTGAAAGCTGCACAAGTTTGGTTCGGGTTCTTTCATCTCTTCAAAATCTACAGAGGCTTACTCATCTAAATTTGAATGGCTGTTCCAAACTCAAAGATATTAAAGAGATATCAAGGAGCACAGGCAGGTTCTTGGATCTTGAAAGGTTTGGAGGCATTCGGAATCTCTTGAACAACATTGGTCAGCAGAATTTCGTATTTCTCAAAAGTTTTGTCCAAAGATTTACAGGCAATTTATCTCTCTACTCATCTCAGTCCCACATTTCTGAAATAAAGTTTCCAATGAGTTTATCAGTTTTGCGTTTGAGTGGGACAGTGATAGAAGCATTGCCGCCATCAATTGAGTATATTCCTGGTCTTGTCCTATTGGATTTGAGTGATTGCACAAGACTTAAAAGTCTTCCAACCaacttttgtaatttaaaatctCTTGAAGAAGTAGATTTGTCAGGTTTTCTGGAGCTGGATAAATTTCCAGAAGTCTTTGAGCCTATGGAACACTTGACATATCTTAACTTACGTGAAACAGGGATTAAAGACTTACCAAAGTCGATTGAAAATCTAGTTTCCCtccaacaattaaatatgatACTATGCAAAAATTCTGGGTTTCTCCCCAACAGCCGTTGTAACTTAAGAAAGCTTTTGTTGATAAGCCTCGAGTGGTGTCCTAAACTTCAAAAACTGCCTCCTCTTCCACCTGCTTTGATTGTAGTGCGCTTAAACAATTGTGAGAGCCTGAAATCGTTACCAGAGCTTCCATCACTATGTTATAGCTTGTATGCAAGGTTCTGTACCTCTCCAGAGAACATATCTAATTGGTGGTCTCCACTGTTACACAATGTGAATATCTATAATATTGGAGAACAAATAAACTTTCATGATTCTGAAAAATTGGATCAGAATACAAGCGACAGCATACGCGATCATGCAATAAATCAAATTCTATTTCGTTTGAAATTTGAAGGAATG GACATTAATTTCCCTTTGGAGATAGATAGCACAACATGTGAATTTCGATATCCaggagatgaaattccaaagtggTTCTGCTACCAAAGTTGTGAGACTTCGATCAATATCAGGCTTCCTCCATATTGGAATAACGAAAATTTTTTGGGTTTGGCATTCTGTATTGTTCTTGATCGGAATAAAATTGACCCTGGTATAACTCTTTTCATTGGTAGTAAAATCAGTTTCAAAACCATTGATGATGATCATCTGTGCCAACAATATTGTTATACGAATCTTATGGACTACGAGCATAGTTCAGATCACGTGATCATGTGGTATGTCAAAGAACTGAATTTGCGAAATTCAAGACTAAGTTGGCCCTCTACCTGTAGCACAGAGGCCTCTTTGCATGTCTGGCCTGAATACATTGTGAGTGTCAATTACAATGGCGGTGCCGTTGGAGGTCAGTACGGCGAGATTAGAAAGTTTGGGGTTCGGTTTGTATACAATGAAGATATAGAGAGATTTGATCGAGAAAATAAAAGTAAGAATAAGAGACGCTTTGATGAATGTTGTGAAGCAAGTAGTGGAAATGAAGCTTTTGGCTCTCATGATGAAGAAGACCATGATGAATCACATTCTAAGAAAGTCAAGGTTATGTGA